The following is a genomic window from Nitrospira sp..
CGGTGAAAGTTGGCCTGTTTCCTCAGTGGACTCAGCGAGCGTTGGGCATCGAGCTGGAGTATTTCGGCACAACGGGGAAAGTCTCCGCCGTGACGACGGCCAATGGCAGTGGCAAAGCGAGTTTGACGGTGCTCAACAGCATGGTCAATCTCATCCTCCGACAACCAACGGGTCTGTTTCGACCGTACGCCGGTGTCGGGATTGGCTACTCGGGAGGGATCTTGTACCGAGCGGACTTCCCGGACCGATCAAATCGAGAATTCGAATCGACTCCGGGACTGACCTATCAGTTGATGGGCGGACTCCAATGGCAAGTCGGCACGCGCGCGTACCTGTTTGCGGAATATAAACATCTTGTCACCGCGTTTCATTGGAAAGCGGTGTCCTTCGACTATCGAGGCGATTACGCGCTGATCGGCGTGGGCTGGATGTTTTAGTTGGAGCGCGGCGGCGCCATGCGAGGGTTTGCCCTGGCGATACCCCAAGCCTCATGTGCTGTTCGAATGCCGTCGGTGCGTCTGCTTCAGCGGCATAACTAGATGGAAATCGCTTGCCGCATTGGCCGAAAGGTGCGCTATAATCGCGCAGGCATCTCGTTCCATCGTACTCACTATTATTACATGGAGGAGGCGGTATGAAAAAAGCAGTGATGCTCGCAGTCGTTGGAATATTCATGGCCATGCAAGGCGGCCTCGCTATGGCGGCGAATCCGGACACCGGACCGGGCTGCGGTTTGGGCAAGCTTGCCTGGCAGAACTATCCGAATCAGAAGACCATCGGCGTACAGACGATGGAAGCAACCACGAACGGGTCATTTGGCACGCAGACGTTTGGGATCAGCAGTGGAACATCGGGTTGCACCAATGACGGCAAGTTCTGGACGCAGGAGAAGGTCAATGTCTTCGCGGCGCTGAATTTTGACAATCTGGCGCAGGATATGGCTCAGGGGCAGGGTGAACACCTGGCCTCCTTGGCAACATTGATGGGGATTCCGGCGGCGCAGCAGCCGGCGTTCTTTGCGATGACCCAAGAAAAATACGCCTCGCTCATGGCGGCCGGGGAGACTTCCCCTGTTGCACTCGTGAAGGCGCTGAACGACGCGGTAGCCACGCATCCGATGCTGGCTCAAGTGTCAGCCAAGTAATTGTTGTGTTCGTGGGGTTCTGGTTGCAACGACTGGGACCCCACGGCGTTTTAAGAGTCCTTCCGGTATTTCTCCTTCTTATCTTCTTCTTCGGCCTCGCTCCGCCGCCAGGATTCAGCGGTCCGCTCGGTGAACCGTCCTATTTGAATGAGCTGGTGAGCCGGGCAACAATCCTGCGCCTTGCCGACGAACGGGAGTGGCAGGTACTGCTTCATTATCGGCGCACGTGGCTTGGCGGCGTCGAGAGCATGCAGGACGATCCAGGGTTTTTCATGGACCCACAGGGGAAAACCGATCCGCAGGCAGAATTAGCAGCCACATTACGCCAGTTCTTCTCAGACGATCTTGTCGGCCGTTCCAAACAGCCAGCGCAATGCGCGTTCGTGGCCCGCTATCACTGGTTGCAGGAACGGCTCCAGTTTGATGGCGCGCGCCTACCCCAGCTGCCTTGCGAGCGGTTCAGGCAATGGTTCGATGAGTTCAACGCCGAGGCCATCAGCCTGATTTTCCCGACGGGGTTCATGAACAATCCCTCTTCCATGTTTGGGCATACGTTTCTTCGTGTGGATGGAAAAGATCAGACTCCGCAGACGCGAATCCTGGCCTACACGATCAACTATGCGGCGCAGCTTCCGCCTGGTGCGGGCATCGAGTATGCCTATAAAGGTCTTGTCGGATCCTACCCCGGCTATTTTTCCACAATTCCGTACTACCTCAAGGTGCAGGAGTATCGGGATATCGACAATCGGGATATTTGGGAATATCGATTGAATCTGACCGAGCCGCAGGTGGCCCGCCTTCTGATGCATACCTGGGAATTAGGGAATGCTTATTTCGACTATTATTTCTTCGGCGAAAACTGCGCCTACCACATCCTATCCCTGATAGAGGCCGCTGAGCCGTCGGTCCATCTCCTCGATGCATTTCCTGCCTACACGATTCCGGTCGACACCGTCCGGCGGTTGCGGGAGTCGGGCCTTGTCGGAGATGTGATCCCCAGGTCCTCTCGCAGCACACTCGTCCGCCGAAAGCGCGCGGCGATGACCGGCGATGAGCGAGAGTGGCTCGACCGCTTAATCAGGAACCCCTCAGGGTTGAAAGAGGACGGATTTCAAGCGCTACAACTCGATCGGCAAGCGTTTGTTCTGGAGACCGCGTCTGATTATCTGTTGCAGCACAGCGCGGGGGCAGGGGAGGAGGGGGCTCCGTATCGCGAGAGAAACCGAAGCATCCTCAGAGCCCGAAGCGAATTAAAAGTTACTCCACCAGAGCTACCTATTCAGCCCTACGTCAAGCAGCCGGACCTCGGCCACGGGACCAGCCGGCTTGGTGTGGGTGTGGGATGGCGTAACCAGCGGGCGTTTGAGGAGGTCAACCTGCGTGCGGCCTATCATGACCTTCTGGATCCTGAGCCGGGATTTACTCCGGATGCACAGATTGAGGCCCTGTCGATCGGGATTCGTCACTATCACGACCAGTCGCAGGCCCGCATCGAGCGGTTTGGGCTTATCAACATTACTTCGCTCTCGCCGATCGATGCGCTTTCGCAAGCGCCCTCCTGGAAAGTGAATATCGGCATGAACACAATCCGGCATCGCGGTTGCCAGCTGTGCAGCAACGGGGTTGCCAGTGGCGGCATCGGGGGGGCGTTTGAATCGCAGTTGCTAAAACGCGAGGTGTATTTTGCGTTTGCCGAAGCAGAAGCCAATTACAGCAAGGCCTATGACGAACGGCATCGAGTCGGCGGGGGCGGGACCATGGGGATGCTGGCAGACCTGACCGACGACTGGAAGCTGATGTTGTCGGGGTCCTATCTCCGCTACGCGCTCGGCGACAAGTCGGAAGATATCCGCTGGTTTGTCGGGTCGCGCTATACCCTGAGCCAGAATTGGGCGGTGCGTATCGAATACAACCATCGGGATCGGGATAACGATGTAGTGTTCTCGATTCACGCGTTCTTTTGAGAGGGGCTGTGGCTTCCCCCTTGCCCACCCGAAATAGTCCTGCTACAAGGAAGTTTGGGAGAGGATTACAGACCCGCTATGTCTTCCACGATAGAAGAGCCACAGGGTAAGCTGTCCGTTGCCCGCGTGCCGATGGTGCCGGTGGCGCCGCATCCGCCGTTGCGCCGGTACTATGCTGAGAACGATGAACGGCAAGTCTTTTTGAACGAGCTGTTCAATCGCACGGCCTATCAGTATCGCAATATCGACAAAGCGACTGGGTTCGGGTCCGGCCTGTGGTATCGGGCCAAGGCGCTCCGTGAAGCCGGGCTCAAGCCCGGCATGCGGGTGCTGGATGTCGCCTGCGGACCAGGGCTCGTCTCGCAATGCGCGCGCGACATCGTCGGTCATTCCGGTTCGGTGATCGGGCTCGACCCCAGTCTCGGCATGCTGCGCGAAGCGCAAAAGGGGCCTTGCCGGACGTTTGTGCGAGGCATCGGCGAGCAATTGCCGTTTCCCGACCGGACCTTCGATTTTTTGAGCATGGGCTACGCTCTCCGGCATGTCTCCGATCTCGCGACGGCGTTTTCTGAGTATCGCCGGGTGTTAAAGCCCGGCGGGATCGTGTTGCTATTGGACATCTGCCGTCCCCGGTCGCCGTTCCTTTTGTCGCTATCCCGGTTCTATATCAAGACCGTGATGGGTGTTGCCTTCGCCCTATCGACCGGCAACCGCGATATGAAAACGTTGATGGAATACTGGTGGGATACCACAGAATATTGCGTGCCGCCGGAGACGATCCTGGCCGCGCTGGATGCAGCGGGGTTTGTCGATAGCTCGTTGCACGAAATCTTCAATGGGCTCTTGCGAGACTATCGCGCCGTGAAAGGTGAGACGCACGCATGACTGATTCAAGCTTTTCATCATTGGAACGGGATTTAGCCGCACTGATCGTCCAAACCCTGAAGTTGAAGGTCGATCCTGCCACGATCGATCCCACGCAGGCGTTGTTCGGCGATGGGCTTGGCCTCGATTCCATCGATGCGCTGGAGCTCTCGCTGGCCATTTCCCAAACGTACGGCTATCAGCTCAAGTCGAGCGATCCGGAGATCAAGGCGATCTTCTCCTCCCTGCGCGCGCTCTCGAACGCCATCGAGAAGAATCGCACAAAGTGAATGGTGCGGTGTTATGCCAGACGCGCCACTGATCGGCCCCTACCATCCGGACGATGTGCTGGCCAGGGAAACGGACGGCCCGCGCACCGCCCGCCAATTCCTTTCCGATGTCTCGCGCCTGGCCGATTCGCTGCCCGACCGCCCAGCCGTTCTGAATCTATTGTCCAGCCGGTATGAGTTTTTTGTCGGGTTCGCTGCAGCGATGCTGCGGGGGCAGTTGACCTTGCTGCCCCAGAGCCGGGCACCCCAGACGCTGCGCCGGATTGCCGGCGACTATCGCGAGAGTTATTGTTTGACGAATCAGGGTGAGGCGATTGAGGGGATCGAGTCCTTGGTCTTGCCGCGCCCTGGCCGTCTTACCGGATGGCCGCAGCGGATTCCGCAGGTCCCGCTCGACCGGGTTGCGGCGATCGCGTTTACATCGGGCAGCACTGGGCAGCCGATGCCGAACAAGAAAACGTGGGGGGCGCTGACGGCCGTCGCTTGTGCAACGGGAGCCAGATTGGGTCTGAAGGCCGGCGAGCCGGTGTCGGTAGTGGCGACCGTGCCGCATCAGCATATGTTCGGGCTGGAAGCTTCCGTCATGTTGCCCGTCATGCATGGCTTGGTCATGCATGCTGGGCGGCCGCTGTTTCCTGCCGATATTCGCGACGCTTTGGCTGAAGTGGAAGGGACGCGCATTCTTGTGACGACTCCGTTGCACCTCCGGGCCTGTGTGACTGAAGGCTTGCGCGTGCCGCCTGTCGGATTGATTCTTTCCGCGACCGCGCCGCTGTCTCGAAGTCTGGCGCAGGAAGCTGAGCGGCATTTCCAGACCGAGGTGCATGAAATCTTCGGATTTGCCGAAGCGGGCAGCGTGGCGGAACGGCGGACGGTTGCAGGCGATCACTGGCGGTTATTGGATGGCGTGCGCCTCGTGCGGGATCAACAGAGCCAGCAAGAGCCGCAAGACCAGCAGGGTCAGATAGCATGGAAGGCGCAAGCGAGCTATTTGCCAGCGCCGGTTCGTGTGCCGGACCGCATCACGGTCGATGCCGATGGCCGGTTTATCGTGCATGGCCGGGAAGCCGACCAGGTCAATATCGCGGGCTATCGGGTGTCCCTCGGCGATCTGAATCAGAAACTGTTGGACATCGACGGCGTGCGGGACGGGGTCTTTTTCCTGCCCGATGAAGGCGCTGAATTTGTGACTAGGCTGATGGCCTGTGCGGTCGCGCCAGGAAAAACAGTGGAGGAGCTTCAGCAGGCGTTAAGGACGCGCATCGATCCCGTGTTTCTCCCTCGTCCGTTGCTGCTGGTGCCGCGGCTGCCTCGCAACGAGACGGGGAAGTTGCCGCGCGAGGCCTTGTTGAAACTGGTTGCGCAGCAGGGGCAAGACAGTGGGATGCCGCATGGCGCATGAGCGTGTCGTCTCGATCAGCCCGGATCATCCGGCCCTGCCTGGTCACTTTCCCGGCCATCCGGTCGTACCCGGCGTGCTGGTAATGGACGAAGTCATCGAGACGCTGCGGGAACAATTCGGACGGGATTTGGTCGTTACCGGGCTGCCGTCGATCAAGCTGTCGTCGCCGCTGTTGCCGGGCGAACGGCTGACGATCGGCATCGTACCGGAGGGTGTCGATACCGTTGCGTTTACCTGCCGAGTCGATCAGCGGATCGTGGCTGCTGGGTCGATTCGGTATCGACCTCCCGGAGAGAGCCGGACGCTCGCGCGATGAGCCTAGCTTGGAAGCAGCAGCAAGAGCGCGGCAGCCGCCTGGCGATTCGCCTTATGGCCTGGGTGGCGCAGGTGTTGGGGAGACCGCTGGCCCGGGTGTTGCTCTATCCGATTTGCCTCTACTACCTCGTTGTCTCGCGGCAGGCGAACGGCGCGCTGCGCCGGTATTATCAACAGCTCCAGGACCGGCCCGCTAGCTGGCCGACGCTGTTCCGTCATTATCACTCATTTGCCTCGACCCTTCTGGACCGGGTGTTTTTTCTGCGGGGCCGGTTCGATCTGTTCGATATCCGCATGCATGGGCTTGAGGTGCTCGATAAGGCCTTGGCGGATGGTCGTGGCTGTCTTCTCTTGGGCTCGCATCTTGGCAGCTTCGAAGTTGTGCGAGCGGTCGGACTCTCGCGTCAACAGATTGCCGTGAAGGTATTGATGGACGAGCAGAATGCGCCGCTGATTCGCGCGCTCATTCAGGAGCTCAATCCTGCCGTTGCCGAGACGGTCATTCAAGTCGGTGGGGTGGATACGATGCTGCAAGTTCAGGAATGTTTGACTCATGGCGGAGTCGTCGGGATTATGGGTGACCGGCTGATGACGGACGGTCAATCGGTGCGCTGCGAGTTCCTTGGTGGCGAGGCGGCCTTTCCGAGCGGATCGATCAGGCTGGCGCATGCCGTGCGCGCGCCGGTGGTCCTTTTTTTCGGGCTCTACCGGGGAGGCAACCGGTACGATATCCATTTAGAATTATTGAGCAAGTCCATTCAATTGTCCGCTGACCACCGGCAGGACGATGTGCGGCGATGGACGCAGCGCTATGCGGACCGGCTGGCCCATTACAGCCGAGAAGCGCCGGACAACTGGTTCAACTTCTATGATTTTTGGCAGGCCTCTTCGTAAAGCCCTCACCGGCGTCTTGTTTGTGCTTCTGCTCGACAGCGCCACCCTGGCAGCGGTTGATATGCCTTCCGCGCCTTGGACGGTCGAAGCGCTGGTGGCGCTGCTGAAGGAGCAGCGTGAGCCCTCCATGGCCTTTGAAGAAGCCACCTATTCCTCTCTCTTGACCGAGCCATTGAAAGTGCGGGGCCAGTTGCGGTTCACGCCGCCGGCGACGATGGAGAAAGCCATCACCGATCCCTTTCGCGAGCGCTATGTGATCGAAGGGGAGCGGGTGTTATTTGAAAGCGAGCGGAAAAAGATCAAGCGGACGATCTCGCTCGAAGACTATCCCGCGCTCCGCAGTTTCGTCGCGGCGTTCCGTGCCAGTTTTACCGGCGACGCCGCGCAGCTTCAGAAGGTCTACGAGACGACGCTGGATGGCACTCGCCGTCAGTGGACGCTCTTGTTGCGTCCTCGCGAAAAGACGGGACAGTCGATGGTGGACTACATTCTGTTCACCGGCTCGGAAGGCCGCGTTGCCACGATTGCCATTCGCTCGCCGGACGGCGATCGGTCGGTGATGACGCTATTGCCCGGCGCTTCGCCTGGAGCGGTGCGATGATCCAGCGGCTTGGAGTGGTCGCCCTGTGGGCTGCGGCAATGGCCTGCGGCCTGTGGCTGGTGACGACCAAGGTGTCTGTGCATAGCGAGCTGGCGGATCTGTTGCCGGAAGGCACGACGGCGACTCAGCGATTGCTGCTCACGCAAGTGCGCACCGGAATCGCCGGCCGGATCCTCTTGCTGGCCATCGAAGGGGGAGAGCCGGACGCGCTGGTTCAGGCCAGCCGGGAATTCGGCCAGCAGCTGCGTGCGACCGGACAGTTCGATGTGGTGGGGAACGGCGAGCAGGCGTTGGCGAAACTGGACAAAGAGTTGCTGTTCCGGTCCCGCTATCTCTTGAGCCGGCGCGTCAGTCTGGATGCGTTTTCGGCCGATGCGCTTCGCCATGGCCTGGAGCAGCGGCTGGACGATCTTCGCTCTCCTCTGGCATCGCTCGTCAAAGAAACGATCCCTGGCGATCCGACCGGGGAATTCCTGGATATCCTTGCAGGCTGGTCGGGGCAGGAGGGGGCGGAGAAATATCGCGGTGTCTGGATGTCGGGAGACCATGCGCGGGCGCTCCTCGTCGTCGAAACGCGGGCAGCGGGATTCGATGCCGATGCGCAGGCGGCGATTCAGCAGGATATCCG
Proteins encoded in this region:
- a CDS encoding Acyl carrier protein (MaGe:77307974) — encoded protein: MTDSSFSSLERDLAALIVQTLKLKVDPATIDPTQALFGDGLGLDSIDALELSLAISQTYGYQLKSSDPEIKAIFSSLRALSNAIEKNRTK
- a CDS encoding hypothetical protein (Evidence 4 : Unknown function but conserved in other organisms; MaGe:77307972), with protein sequence MFVGFWLQRLGPHGVLRVLPVFLLLIFFFGLAPPPGFSGPLGEPSYLNELVSRATILRLADEREWQVLLHYRRTWLGGVESMQDDPGFFMDPQGKTDPQAELAATLRQFFSDDLVGRSKQPAQCAFVARYHWLQERLQFDGARLPQLPCERFRQWFDEFNAEAISLIFPTGFMNNPSSMFGHTFLRVDGKDQTPQTRILAYTINYAAQLPPGAGIEYAYKGLVGSYPGYFSTIPYYLKVQEYRDIDNRDIWEYRLNLTEPQVARLLMHTWELGNAYFDYYFFGENCAYHILSLIEAAEPSVHLLDAFPAYTIPVDTVRRLRESGLVGDVIPRSSRSTLVRRKRAAMTGDEREWLDRLIRNPSGLKEDGFQALQLDRQAFVLETASDYLLQHSAGAGEEGAPYRERNRSILRARSELKVTPPELPIQPYVKQPDLGHGTSRLGVGVGWRNQRAFEEVNLRAAYHDLLDPEPGFTPDAQIEALSIGIRHYHDQSQARIERFGLINITSLSPIDALSQAPSWKVNIGMNTIRHRGCQLCSNGVASGGIGGAFESQLLKREVYFAFAEAEANYSKAYDERHRVGGGGTMGMLADLTDDWKLMLSGSYLRYALGDKSEDIRWFVGSRYTLSQNWAVRIEYNHRDRDNDVVFSIHAFF
- a CDS encoding OMPb-brl domain-containing protein (MaGe:77307970) — protein: MALAGVRAMIGAVLIGGLITLVPLGKEPLALAAESADIYIGTAIVGGFPQVRDMSLGGRSVSRAHVDNGVGAAVKVGLFPQWTQRALGIELEYFGTTGKVSAVTTANGSGKASLTVLNSMVNLILRQPTGLFRPYAGVGIGYSGGILYRADFPDRSNREFESTPGLTYQLMGGLQWQVGTRAYLFAEYKHLVTAFHWKAVSFDYRGDYALIGVGWMF
- a CDS encoding Orotate phosphoribosyltransferase (Modular protein) (MaGe:77307971), with product MKKAVMLAVVGIFMAMQGGLAMAANPDTGPGCGLGKLAWQNYPNQKTIGVQTMEATTNGSFGTQTFGISSGTSGCTNDGKFWTQEKVNVFAALNFDNLAQDMAQGQGEHLASLATLMGIPAAQQPAFFAMTQEKYASLMAAGETSPVALVKALNDAVATHPMLAQVSAK
- a CDS encoding Methyltransferase (MaGe:77307973), translating into MSSTIEEPQGKLSVARVPMVPVAPHPPLRRYYAENDERQVFLNELFNRTAYQYRNIDKATGFGSGLWYRAKALREAGLKPGMRVLDVACGPGLVSQCARDIVGHSGSVIGLDPSLGMLREAQKGPCRTFVRGIGEQLPFPDRTFDFLSMGYALRHVSDLATAFSEYRRVLKPGGIVLLLDICRPRSPFLLSLSRFYIKTVMGVAFALSTGNRDMKTLMEYWWDTTEYCVPPETILAALDAAGFVDSSLHEIFNGLLRDYRAVKGETHA
- a CDS encoding Acyl-coenzyme A synthetase/AMP-(Fatty) acid ligase (MaGe:77307975), which produces MPDAPLIGPYHPDDVLARETDGPRTARQFLSDVSRLADSLPDRPAVLNLLSSRYEFFVGFAAAMLRGQLTLLPQSRAPQTLRRIAGDYRESYCLTNQGEAIEGIESLVLPRPGRLTGWPQRIPQVPLDRVAAIAFTSGSTGQPMPNKKTWGALTAVACATGARLGLKAGEPVSVVATVPHQHMFGLEASVMLPVMHGLVMHAGRPLFPADIRDALAEVEGTRILVTTPLHLRACVTEGLRVPPVGLILSATAPLSRSLAQEAERHFQTEVHEIFGFAEAGSVAERRTVAGDHWRLLDGVRLVRDQQSQQEPQDQQGQIAWKAQASYLPAPVRVPDRITVDADGRFIVHGREADQVNIAGYRVSLGDLNQKLLDIDGVRDGVFFLPDEGAEFVTRLMACAVAPGKTVEELQQALRTRIDPVFLPRPLLLVPRLPRNETGKLPREALLKLVAQQGQDSGMPHGA
- a CDS encoding Acyltransferase (MaGe:77307977) encodes the protein MSLAWKQQQERGSRLAIRLMAWVAQVLGRPLARVLLYPICLYYLVVSRQANGALRRYYQQLQDRPASWPTLFRHYHSFASTLLDRVFFLRGRFDLFDIRMHGLEVLDKALADGRGCLLLGSHLGSFEVVRAVGLSRQQIAVKVLMDEQNAPLIRALIQELNPAVAETVIQVGGVDTMLQVQECLTHGGVVGIMGDRLMTDGQSVRCEFLGGEAAFPSGSIRLAHAVRAPVVLFFGLYRGGNRYDIHLELLSKSIQLSADHRQDDVRRWTQRYADRLAHYSREAPDNWFNFYDFWQASS
- a CDS encoding conserved exported protein of unknown function (Evidence 4 : Unknown function but conserved in other organisms; MaGe:77307978) — encoded protein: MIFGRPLRKALTGVLFVLLLDSATLAAVDMPSAPWTVEALVALLKEQREPSMAFEEATYSSLLTEPLKVRGQLRFTPPATMEKAITDPFRERYVIEGERVLFESERKKIKRTISLEDYPALRSFVAAFRASFTGDAAQLQKVYETTLDGTRRQWTLLLRPREKTGQSMVDYILFTGSEGRVATIAIRSPDGDRSVMTLLPGASPGAVR
- a CDS encoding FabA domain-containing protein (MaGe:77307976), with protein sequence MAHERVVSISPDHPALPGHFPGHPVVPGVLVMDEVIETLREQFGRDLVVTGLPSIKLSSPLLPGERLTIGIVPEGVDTVAFTCRVDQRIVAAGSIRYRPPGESRTLAR